Genomic segment of Streptomyces sp. NA02950:
GCGCTGTAGCCGATGTGCGGGTTGAGCGCGGTGACCAGGCCGATGGAGTTCTCGACGGTCGCGCGCAGCTGTGCGGTGTTGGCGGTGATACCCGCGACGCAGCGCTCGGCGAGGACCAGGCAGGCCGCACGCAGATGGGTGATGCTCTCCGAGAGGGAATGCAGGATGATCGGTTCGAAGGCGTTGAGCTGGAGCTGGCCGGCCTCGGCGGCCATGGTGATGGCCACGTCGTTGCCGATCACCTCGAAGGCGACCTGGTTGACGACCTCGGGGATGACCGGGTTGACCTTGCCGGGCATGATGCTGGAACCCGCCTGCATCGGGGGGAGGTTGATCTCGCCCAGTCCGGCGCGCGGCCCGGAGGAGAGCAGCCGCAGATCGTTGCAGCTCTTGGAGAGCTTGACCGCGATGCGCTTGAGGACACCGGACAGCTGGACGAAGGCGCCGCAGTCCTGGGTGGCCTCCACCAGGTTGGCGGCGGTGACCAGCGGCAGTCCCGTGATGGCCTCGAGATGGCCGCGGGCGGCCTCGGCGTAGCCCGCGGGCGCGTTGAGGCCGGTGCCGATCGCGGTCGCGCCGAGGTTGATCTCGTGCACCAGTCCGGCGGCCTCCAGCAGCCGGCTCTGGTCCTCCTCCAGCATCACGGCGTAGGCGGAGAACTCCTGGCCGAGGGTCATCGGCACCGCGTCCTGCAACTGGGTGCGGCCCATCTTGAGGATGTCGCGGAACTCCTCGGCCTTGGCGGCGAACGCCTCGCGCAACGTCTCCATGGCGGCGTGGAGTTCACGCACCGCGATGATGGTGGCCACCTTGACGGCGGTCGGGTAGACGTCGTTGGTGGACTGGCTGAGGTTGACGTCCTCGTTGGGGTGGAGACGGCCGTAGTCGCCCTTGGCGTGGCCGAGGAGCTCCAGGGCCCGGTTGGCAATCACCTCGTTGGCGTTCATGTTGGTCGAGGTGCCGGCGCCGCCCTGGATCACATCGACGGTGAACTGGTCGTGCAGCCGCCCCCGGCGTATCTCCTCGCACGCGGCGGCGATGGCATCGGCCTTGGCCGGGGTGAGCAGTCCGAGGTCCTCGTTGGCGCGGGCCGCGGCCTCCTTGACCGCGGCCAGGGCGCTGACCAGGTGCGGATAGGCGGCGATCGGGGTGCCGGTGATGGGGAAGTTCTCCGAGGCGCGCAGGGTGTGGATGCCCCAGTACGCGTCGGCGGGGACCTCGCGGTCGCCGAGCAGATCGTGTTCGCGGCGGTGGCCGACGGTGGAGGTCATGGCTGTACGTGCTTCCTTGTGTCGCGGAGGAGCGGGTGGCGGAGGGGCGGGTCAGACGGCGGGCGGGGCGAGGGTGTCGACGGCGGCAAGCCGGCCGACGGTGGCACCGCCGCCGATCACCGGGGCGGTGGCGAACTCGGCGAGCAGCTCGGGGCCGACGCCGCAGCGGGCGAGGAGTGCGGCGGTGACCGGCATCCGGGCCCGGTCGGCGCCGTCGGAGATCTTCACGGCGACGGCGTGCCCGTCGGGCAACGCGGCCATCTGGACGCCCTCGAAGCCGTCCTTGGCGATCAGTCCGGGAACGGCGCGCATCAGCCGGGCGACATCGCGTCCGGTGCCGGAGAGCATCTCGGGGTGGGCGCGCAGGGCGGCCGCGACCCGGCCCTCGGGGGTGTCCGGGGCGGCGGTGGCGATCCGCGCGGCGGCCCGTGCCAGTCCGTGCAGGGATATGGAGAACAGCGGTGCGCCGCAGCCGTCGACCGTGACCCGGGCGACCCGCTGTCCGGTCAGGTCCTCCACGGTCTCGGCGATCAGCTGCTGGAGGGGGTGGGCCGGATCGAGGTATCCCTCCAGCGGCCAGTCGTTGAGGCGGGCGGTCAGCAGCATCGCCGCGTGCTTGCCGGAGCAGTTCTGGGCGAGCCGGGTGGGCCCGTGTCCGGCGCGCAGCCATGCCTCGCGCTCGGCCGCGCCGTAGGGCAGATCGGGGACGTTGCGCAGCGCGTCCTCGGTCAGTCCGGCCCGCTCCAGGATCTGCCGCGCCCCCTTCTGGTGGCCCTCCTGCCCGGAGTGGCTGGCGGCGGTGAGCGCGAGCAGTTCGCCGTCCAGCGGCAGTCCGGCCCGCGTCAGGGCGACGGCCTGGACGGGCTTGAGCGCGGAGCGCGGATAGAACGCCACCTCGATGTCGCCGGTCGCGCACACCGCGCCGCCGTCGGGCCCCAGGACCACCGCCGAGCCGTGGTGCACGCCCTCGATGACCCCGCCGCGTACGACGTGCGCCAGCGGCACATGGCGGGGCGCACGGACGGCGGGGGGCTCGGCGGGGGTACGGCGGGCGGCGTCGGTCGGCAGCCCGAGTGAGGTGGTCATCACGGTGCTTTCGTGGTCGGAGGGGTGGGTGACGGGAGGCTCCCCGGCCGGGTGATCCCGGCCGGGGAGTCGCGGATCCTGAGGGGGACGGTTCATCGGGGGTTGCGCATCCGGGCGCGTACCGCGAACCAGCCGATGACCAGGGCCGCCACGATCGCCGGTAGCGACATGACGGTGATCCGGCTGGGTCCGCCGTCCGCCCACATCAGGACCAGGACGGTGGCGAGGAAGCCCAGGGTGACGATCTCGGTGTACGGGGAGCCGGGCAGCCGGTAGCCGGGCCGGGTCAGCTGACCGGTCTGGGTGCGCCGCCAGAAGAGCAGATGGCAGAGCATGATCATGCCCCAGGTCGAGAGGATGCCGAGCGCGGCGAAGTTGAGCACGATCTCGAACGCGTCGCTGGGCACCACGTAGTTGAGGCCGACGCCCAGTACGCAGAAGAAGGAGGTGAGGAGGATGCCGCCGTAGGGGACATGGGTACGGCTCATCGCACCGGTGAACGTGGGCGCGGAGCCGGACATGGCCATCGAGCGCAGGATCCGGCCGGTGGAGTAGAGACCGGAGTTGAGGCTGGACATGGCGGCGGTGAGCACCACGAGGTTCATCACTCCGCCGGCCGCCGGTACGCCCAGCTTGGACAGGACGGTGACGAACGGGCTCTCGTCGGCGGAGTAGGAGCCGGAGGGCATCAGCAGGGAGAGCAGCACCACGGAGCCGACGTAGAACAGGGCGACCCGCCACATGATGGAGTTGATCGCCTTGGGCATGACCTTCTC
This window contains:
- the aspA gene encoding aspartate ammonia-lyase, with the translated sequence MTSTVGHRREHDLLGDREVPADAYWGIHTLRASENFPITGTPIAAYPHLVSALAAVKEAAARANEDLGLLTPAKADAIAAACEEIRRGRLHDQFTVDVIQGGAGTSTNMNANEVIANRALELLGHAKGDYGRLHPNEDVNLSQSTNDVYPTAVKVATIIAVRELHAAMETLREAFAAKAEEFRDILKMGRTQLQDAVPMTLGQEFSAYAVMLEEDQSRLLEAAGLVHEINLGATAIGTGLNAPAGYAEAARGHLEAITGLPLVTAANLVEATQDCGAFVQLSGVLKRIAVKLSKSCNDLRLLSSGPRAGLGEINLPPMQAGSSIMPGKVNPVIPEVVNQVAFEVIGNDVAITMAAEAGQLQLNAFEPIILHSLSESITHLRAACLVLAERCVAGITANTAQLRATVENSIGLVTALNPHIGYSAATSIAREALATGRGVAELVLEKGLLPPERLAAVLRPEEVAGQR
- a CDS encoding asparaginase, which codes for MTTSLGLPTDAARRTPAEPPAVRAPRHVPLAHVVRGGVIEGVHHGSAVVLGPDGGAVCATGDIEVAFYPRSALKPVQAVALTRAGLPLDGELLALTAASHSGQEGHQKGARQILERAGLTEDALRNVPDLPYGAAEREAWLRAGHGPTRLAQNCSGKHAAMLLTARLNDWPLEGYLDPAHPLQQLIAETVEDLTGQRVARVTVDGCGAPLFSISLHGLARAAARIATAAPDTPEGRVAAALRAHPEMLSGTGRDVARLMRAVPGLIAKDGFEGVQMAALPDGHAVAVKISDGADRARMPVTAALLARCGVGPELLAEFATAPVIGGGATVGRLAAVDTLAPPAV